Genomic segment of Bacteroidales bacterium:
CGAGCGTGACCGTCCGCCGGTAATAATGGCGACGTGAAACCCCTTTCTGACGGCTAATTGAATGGCATATCCGTCACGGACATTTGCGGTGCGCAAAGGCTCACCTTCGTCGAGCATTATTATGGTCCCATCAGTGAGGGTCCCATCATAGTCGAAAACAAAAGTGGTGATATGCTTTAACAGTTCTTTATAATTATTCATTTTATTGAGAATGATGGTGGATAATATTTTCAGTGATCAGGCGGTAAATATCGCGGAAAGCCGGGTCATCACGAAGGAGTTCCAGGTGTTTTTCAATGACCCGAAGGTCTTTCCTGACTGCCGGGCCGGTCTGGCTGCGAAATGGGTGCTGCTCTCCGGCTTTGGCGGCCGTTTCAAGGATCAACGGGGCAAGTACGGCAAATGGAATGTCTTGCCGTTCAAGAATGGAGGCCGCGATAGAATAAAGCTGGTTGGTGAGGTTGGAAGCGATTACCGCAGCCAGGTGGATCTTTTGCCGGGTAGGGGAGTCTGTGATCATCACCCGGTCGCTGACCATTCCTGCGAATTGCTCCAGTTTCTCAGAAATTTCGGTGGATTGACCTTCTATAAAAAAAGGAATGCTTTTATATTCAATGCTTCTGCCTGACGTAAGTGTTTGCAGTGGCCACAGTACACCGGTTCGGGTGGAGGCGCCTGATAGTGAGTCAAGTGAAGAGAATCCGGAAGTGTGAACCAGGAGCTGGTCTTTAAGATGGAGTTGGAGGGCAGCTTCACGGATATGATCGTCCTGAACGGTCAAAAGGTAAAGATCGGCTTCTTTAAATAGCTTGGAAGTGTCAATGATATAAGGCACTGAAAAGGTTTTCGACAGGATGCAGGCGGTTTTCTCATTATGTGCAAGGATCTGCAGCACACGGATACCCTTTTTGCTGAAAGCTTTGATCAGGTGAAAGGCCACATTGCCTGATCCCACAACAACCATATTTTGAATACCTTTTTCCAATGCTTGCAAATTTATGCGATTAATTCCAGTCTGGGTCTTTCATTTATAATTTCTGTATAATTTGCTTACTTTAAATTTGAACAAATCAATTTTCGCATTGTTAGGTGTTTACTTTCAACCACAGGAATGGCCCATTATTCCATCAAAGACTTAGAAAGAATATCCGGGGTGAAAGCCCACACTATCAGGATATGGGAAAAACGCTACGGAATTGTTGAACCCAAGCGGACTGACTCCAATATCCGATTCTATTGCGATATGGACGTCAAAAAGCTGATGAACGTGTCG
This window contains:
- a CDS encoding DUF2520 domain-containing protein, producing MEKGIQNMVVVGSGNVAFHLIKAFSKKGIRVLQILAHNEKTACILSKTFSVPYIIDTSKLFKEADLYLLTVQDDHIREAALQLHLKDQLLVHTSGFSSLDSLSGASTRTGVLWPLQTLTSGRSIEYKSIPFFIEGQSTEISEKLEQFAGMVSDRVMITDSPTRQKIHLAAVIASNLTNQLYSIAASILERQDIPFAVLAPLILETAAKAGEQHPFRSQTGPAVRKDLRVIEKHLELLRDDPAFRDIYRLITENIIHHHSQ